Proteins encoded within one genomic window of Bradyrhizobium sp. CB1717:
- a CDS encoding inorganic phosphate transporter: MDAALGVPVLVGLIAVALLFDFLNGLHDAANSIATIVSTRVLRPQFAVFWAAFFNFVAFMVFGLHVAQTIGTGIIDPSIVDAQVIFAALVGAIVWNLVTWALGIPSSSSHALIGGLVGGGMAKAGISAAVWSGLSKTVLAIVLSPLVGFLLAMMLVAIVSWASVRSTPFAVDRAFRILQFASASLYSLGHGGNDAQKTMGIIAVLLYSQGHLGSEFSVPFWVVLSCQAAMALGTLMGGWRIVRTMGLRITKLTPMQGFCAETGGAATLFMATFLGVPVSTTHTITGAIVGVGAARRVSAVRWNVASSIVYAWVITIPASAIVAALTWWAVQIFVR, translated from the coding sequence GTGGATGCTGCGTTGGGTGTTCCCGTCCTGGTCGGACTGATCGCCGTCGCGCTGCTGTTCGACTTCCTGAACGGCCTGCACGACGCCGCCAATTCGATCGCGACCATCGTGTCGACCCGCGTGTTGCGGCCGCAATTCGCTGTGTTCTGGGCCGCGTTCTTCAATTTCGTCGCCTTCATGGTGTTCGGCCTGCACGTCGCCCAGACCATCGGCACCGGCATCATCGATCCCTCGATCGTCGATGCCCAGGTGATCTTCGCGGCCCTGGTCGGCGCCATCGTCTGGAACCTCGTGACCTGGGCGCTCGGTATTCCCTCCTCGTCCTCGCACGCGCTGATCGGCGGCCTCGTCGGCGGCGGCATGGCGAAGGCGGGGATTTCGGCGGCGGTGTGGAGCGGATTGTCCAAGACGGTGCTGGCGATCGTGCTGTCGCCGCTGGTCGGCTTCCTGCTCGCGATGATGCTGGTTGCGATCGTGTCCTGGGCCTCGGTGCGCTCGACGCCGTTCGCGGTCGACCGCGCCTTCCGCATCCTGCAATTCGCCTCCGCCTCGCTCTATTCGCTCGGCCATGGCGGCAACGACGCGCAGAAGACCATGGGCATCATCGCCGTGCTGCTCTATTCGCAGGGCCATCTCGGCAGCGAGTTCTCGGTGCCGTTCTGGGTGGTGCTGTCCTGCCAGGCGGCGATGGCGCTGGGCACGCTGATGGGCGGCTGGCGCATCGTCCGCACCATGGGCCTGCGCATCACCAAGCTGACGCCGATGCAGGGTTTTTGCGCCGAAACGGGCGGCGCGGCGACCCTGTTCATGGCGACCTTCCTGGGGGTTCCCGTCTCGACCACCCACACCATCACCGGCGCCATCGTCGGCGTCGGCGCGGCCCGCCGCGTCTCGGCGGTGCGCTGGAACGTCGCAAGCTCGATCGTCTATGCCTGGGTGATCACGATCCCGGCCTCGGCGATCGTCGCCGCGCTGACCTGGTGGGCGGTCCAGATCTTCGTCAGGTGA
- a CDS encoding DUF47 domain-containing protein, whose product MMRWFRAFLPKEERFFDLFDRHAQTVIQGAIALQGMLNGGEETPVYCQRVNQFENDADNITREVLTAVRRTFITPFDRGDIKNLITSMDDAIDQMQQTAKAVMLFEVRAFEPPMREIGGLLIECANLVGRALPLMQSIGPNVAMLTAITEELGKLEGRVDDLHDIGLKELFLKHRDGNAMDFIVGVEIYDHLEKVADRFDDVANEINSIVIEQV is encoded by the coding sequence ATGATGCGATGGTTTCGCGCGTTCCTGCCCAAGGAAGAACGGTTCTTCGACCTGTTCGACCGCCATGCCCAGACCGTGATCCAGGGCGCGATCGCGCTTCAGGGCATGCTCAATGGGGGCGAGGAGACGCCGGTCTATTGCCAGCGCGTCAATCAGTTCGAGAACGATGCCGACAATATCACCCGCGAGGTGCTGACGGCGGTGCGCCGCACCTTCATCACCCCGTTCGACCGCGGCGACATCAAGAACCTCATCACCTCGATGGACGATGCCATCGACCAGATGCAGCAGACCGCCAAGGCCGTGATGCTGTTCGAGGTCCGCGCCTTCGAGCCGCCGATGCGGGAGATCGGAGGGCTTTTGATCGAATGCGCCAATCTGGTCGGCCGCGCGCTGCCGCTGATGCAGTCGATCGGTCCGAACGTCGCCATGCTGACTGCGATCACGGAGGAGCTGGGCAAGCTGGAGGGGCGGGTCGACGATCTCCACGATATCGGGCTGAAGGAGCTGTTCCTCAAGCATCGCGACGGCAATGCGATGGACTTCATCGTCGGCGTCGAGATCTACGACCATCTTGAAAAAGTGGCCGATCGATTCGACGACGTCGCGAACGAGATCAACAGCATCGTCATCGAGCAAGTGTAG
- a CDS encoding branched-chain amino acid ABC transporter permease: MTTLTDDTLRATPRAMRDEMIAFVVMALLLAAVPFTGVYPFFVMQALCFALLACAFNLLIGYGGLLSFGHAMFLGTAGYCSAHALKVWGLPPELGILVGVAAAFALSIVTGYISIRRQGIYFSMITLALSQLLYFIYLQAPFTHGEDGIQGIPQGHMFGVLDLSKPTVLYYVVLVGFLAGFLLIFRIINSPFGEVLKSIRENEQRAISLGYRTDQYKFLAFVLSGTLAGFAGSLKVFVAQNASLTDVHWSMSGEVVLMTLVGGLGTIFGPVVGAFVIIAMQQYLASFGQWVTVIQGSIFVICVLTFRRGVIGEIAHYFRRSL, encoded by the coding sequence ATGACAACCCTGACGGACGATACGCTGCGTGCGACCCCGCGTGCGATGCGCGACGAGATGATCGCGTTCGTGGTGATGGCGCTGCTGCTGGCGGCGGTGCCATTCACCGGGGTCTATCCGTTCTTCGTGATGCAGGCGCTGTGCTTTGCGCTGCTCGCCTGCGCCTTCAATCTTCTGATCGGCTATGGCGGCCTGTTGTCGTTCGGCCACGCGATGTTCCTGGGGACCGCCGGCTACTGCAGCGCGCATGCGCTGAAAGTGTGGGGGCTGCCGCCGGAGCTCGGCATCCTCGTCGGCGTCGCCGCGGCTTTCGCGCTCTCGATCGTGACCGGCTACATCTCGATCCGCCGCCAGGGCATCTATTTCTCGATGATCACGCTGGCGCTGTCGCAGCTGCTGTACTTCATCTACCTCCAGGCCCCGTTCACCCATGGTGAGGACGGCATCCAGGGCATTCCGCAGGGACACATGTTCGGAGTCCTCGATCTGTCCAAGCCGACGGTTCTGTATTACGTCGTGCTGGTCGGCTTCCTCGCCGGCTTTTTGCTGATCTTCCGCATCATCAATTCGCCGTTCGGTGAGGTCCTGAAGTCGATCCGCGAGAACGAGCAGCGCGCCATATCGCTGGGCTACCGGACCGACCAGTACAAGTTTCTGGCCTTCGTCCTGTCCGGAACGCTGGCCGGCTTTGCCGGTTCGCTGAAGGTGTTCGTGGCGCAAAATGCCTCGCTCACCGACGTGCATTGGTCGATGTCGGGCGAGGTCGTGCTGATGACGCTGGTCGGCGGGCTCGGCACCATCTTCGGCCCCGTGGTCGGCGCCTTCGTCATCATCGCCATGCAGCAATATCTGGCGAGCTTCGGCCAGTGGGTGACGGTGATCCAGGGCTCGATCTTCGTGATCTGCGTTCTCACCTTCCGCCGCGGCGTCATCGGTGAAATCGCGCATTACTTCCGAAGGTCGCTCTAA
- a CDS encoding branched-chain amino acid ABC transporter permease → MQALYAQLLVGLINGSFYALLSLGLAVIFGMLNIINFAHGALYMMGAFVAYFLLNLGGINYWWALLLAPIIVGIFGMILERTMLQWLTGLDHLYGLLLTFGIALIVQGVFQNYFGSSGLPYAIPDQLRGGMNLGFMFLPIYRGWVVVFSLVVCLATWFLIEKTQLGAYLRAATENPTLVRAFGINVPRMITLTYGLGVGLAALAGVLSAPINQVRPLMGADLIIVVFAVVVIGGMGSIMGSIITGFALGVIEGLTKYFYPEASNTVVFVLMVLVLLVKPTGLTGRAA, encoded by the coding sequence ATGCAGGCTCTCTACGCACAGCTACTGGTGGGACTGATCAACGGCTCGTTCTACGCGCTGCTCAGTCTCGGGCTTGCCGTGATCTTCGGCATGCTCAACATCATCAACTTCGCCCATGGCGCGCTCTACATGATGGGCGCCTTCGTCGCCTATTTCCTGCTGAACCTCGGCGGCATCAATTACTGGTGGGCGTTGCTGCTGGCGCCGATCATCGTCGGCATCTTCGGCATGATCCTGGAGCGGACCATGCTGCAATGGCTCACCGGGCTCGACCATCTCTACGGCCTGCTCTTGACCTTCGGCATCGCGCTGATCGTGCAGGGCGTGTTCCAGAACTATTTCGGCTCCTCGGGCCTGCCTTACGCCATTCCGGATCAGCTCAGGGGCGGCATGAATCTCGGCTTCATGTTCCTGCCGATCTATCGCGGCTGGGTCGTCGTGTTCTCTCTGGTCGTGTGTCTTGCCACCTGGTTCCTGATCGAGAAGACGCAACTCGGCGCTTACCTGCGCGCCGCGACCGAAAATCCGACGCTGGTCCGCGCCTTCGGCATCAACGTGCCGCGCATGATCACGCTGACCTACGGTCTCGGCGTCGGCCTTGCCGCGCTCGCCGGCGTGCTCTCGGCGCCGATCAACCAGGTGCGCCCGCTGATGGGCGCCGACCTCATCATCGTCGTGTTCGCCGTGGTGGTGATCGGCGGCATGGGATCGATCATGGGCTCCATCATCACCGGCTTCGCGCTTGGTGTGATCGAGGGCCTGACCAAGTATTTCTACCCCGAGGCCTCCAACACCGTCGTGTTCGTGCTGATGGTGCTGGTGCTGCTGGTGAAGCCGACGGGATTGACGGGAAGGGCGGCCTGA
- a CDS encoding ABC transporter substrate-binding protein, whose protein sequence is MKQHFSALLLGMALGFVASGASAQDKTVKIGVLTDNSGLYSDLGGAGSTLAAQMAIEDSGLAAKGWKIDLISADHQNKPDIATTIARQWIDVEKVDIFMDVLNSGVALAVNNVVKEKNSILIDTGAATSDLTNAQCSPNTIHWVYDTYMLANSTGQALVKAGGDSWFFLTADYAFGAALERDTAAVVQKAGGKVLGSVKHPLNSSDFSSFLLQAQASKAKIVGLANAGGDTTNSIKQAAEFGIVAGGQKLAGLLLFITDVHSLGLNVAQGLNFTETFYWDLNDGTRAFSKRFSERMKNKAMPSMVQAGVYSGLIHYFKALEAMGGNPHDGAKAVEKMKSMPTDDPLFGQGSIRVDGRKIHPAYLFEVKKPSESKGPWDYYKLVGTVPADQAFRPLSESVCPLVKK, encoded by the coding sequence ATGAAACAGCATTTTTCTGCACTTCTTCTCGGCATGGCGTTGGGATTCGTCGCAAGCGGCGCGTCGGCACAGGACAAGACCGTCAAGATCGGCGTGCTGACCGATAATTCCGGTCTCTATTCCGACCTCGGTGGCGCGGGCTCCACGCTGGCTGCCCAGATGGCGATCGAGGATTCCGGGCTTGCCGCCAAGGGCTGGAAGATCGACTTGATCTCCGCCGATCATCAGAACAAGCCCGATATCGCCACCACCATCGCGCGCCAATGGATCGACGTCGAGAAGGTCGACATCTTCATGGATGTGCTGAACTCCGGTGTCGCGCTCGCGGTCAACAATGTCGTCAAGGAGAAGAATTCGATCCTGATCGACACGGGTGCGGCGACGTCGGATCTCACCAACGCCCAATGTTCGCCGAACACGATCCATTGGGTCTATGACACCTACATGCTGGCCAACAGCACCGGTCAGGCGCTGGTGAAGGCTGGCGGCGATTCCTGGTTCTTCCTGACGGCGGACTATGCGTTCGGCGCGGCGCTGGAGCGCGACACCGCGGCGGTGGTGCAAAAGGCGGGCGGCAAGGTGCTCGGCAGCGTCAAGCATCCACTCAATTCCTCGGACTTCTCCTCGTTCCTTTTGCAGGCACAGGCCTCGAAGGCGAAGATCGTCGGTCTTGCCAATGCCGGCGGCGATACCACCAATTCGATCAAGCAGGCCGCCGAGTTCGGCATCGTTGCCGGCGGGCAGAAGCTTGCGGGGTTGCTGTTGTTCATCACCGACGTTCACTCGCTCGGCTTGAACGTGGCGCAGGGGCTCAATTTCACCGAAACCTTCTATTGGGATCTCAACGACGGAACGCGGGCCTTCTCCAAGCGCTTTTCGGAGCGCATGAAGAACAAGGCGATGCCTTCGATGGTGCAGGCCGGCGTCTATTCGGGCTTGATCCATTACTTCAAGGCGCTCGAGGCGATGGGCGGCAATCCGCATGACGGCGCCAAGGCGGTCGAGAAGATGAAGTCGATGCCGACCGACGATCCGCTGTTCGGTCAGGGCAGTATCCGGGTCGATGGCCGCAAGATTCACCCGGCCTACCTGTTCGAGGTCAAGAAGCCCTCGGAATCGAAGGGGCCGTGGGACTACTACAAGCTGGTGGGCACCGTCCCCGCTGACCAGGCGTTCCGGCCGCTCTCCGAGAGCGTCTGTCCGCTGGTGAAGAAATAA
- a CDS encoding ABC transporter ATP-binding protein, protein MPDTAIAEAPARTATGGNILQVRNLEAWYGESHILHGINFDVNAGEVVTLLGRNGAGKTTTLKSIMGIIGKRAGSVKFNNQEIIRATSDRIARMGIAFCPEERGIFASLDVRENLMLPPVVREGGLPLEQIFDLFPNLKERLSSQGTKLSGGEQQMLAIARILRTGASFLMLDEPTEGLAPVIIQQIGHTIARLKKEGFTILLVEQNFRFASTVADRYYIVEHGKVIDGFANSELSANMDKLHTYLGV, encoded by the coding sequence ATGCCTGACACTGCGATCGCCGAGGCTCCGGCAAGGACTGCGACCGGCGGAAACATCCTTCAGGTTCGCAACCTGGAAGCATGGTACGGCGAGTCCCACATCCTGCACGGGATCAACTTCGACGTGAATGCGGGTGAGGTCGTCACCCTGCTCGGGCGTAACGGCGCCGGCAAGACCACCACGCTGAAGTCGATCATGGGCATCATCGGCAAGCGTGCCGGGTCGGTGAAGTTCAACAACCAGGAGATCATTCGCGCCACCTCCGACAGGATCGCGCGGATGGGCATCGCGTTCTGCCCGGAAGAGCGGGGGATATTCGCCAGCCTCGACGTCCGCGAGAATCTGATGCTGCCGCCGGTGGTGCGCGAAGGCGGACTGCCGCTGGAGCAGATCTTCGATCTGTTTCCGAACCTGAAAGAACGGCTGAGCAGCCAGGGCACGAAGCTGTCCGGCGGCGAGCAGCAGATGCTGGCGATCGCACGCATCCTGCGCACCGGCGCGAGCTTCCTGATGCTGGACGAGCCGACCGAGGGCCTCGCGCCCGTCATCATCCAGCAGATCGGCCATACTATTGCGCGGCTCAAGAAGGAGGGCTTTACGATCCTCCTCGTCGAGCAGAACTTCCGCTTCGCATCCACCGTCGCCGATCGCTACTACATCGTCGAGCACGGCAAGGTGATCGACGGTTTTGCGAACTCAGAACTGTCTGCGAATATGGACAAACTGCATACTTATCTCGGCGTCTGA
- a CDS encoding ABC transporter ATP-binding protein, with translation MADEFILETEGLTKEFAGFFAVRDVALKVRRGSIHALIGPNGAGKTTCFNLLTKFLKPSAGKILYKGQDITAMAPADVARMGLVRSFQISAVFPHLTALENVRVALQRQHGSSFDFWRSKSVLNRFNDRARELLNDVGLSEFANTPAVEMPYGRKRALEIATTLALDPEMMLLDEPMAGMGHEDIDKIAALIKRISAKYTILMVEHNLSVVANLSDIITVLTRGQVLAQGHYSELTKDERVKEAYLGAGHA, from the coding sequence TTGGCCGATGAGTTCATTCTCGAAACGGAAGGCTTGACCAAGGAGTTCGCGGGCTTCTTCGCCGTCCGCGACGTTGCGCTCAAGGTTCGCCGTGGGAGCATTCATGCGTTGATCGGCCCGAACGGCGCCGGCAAGACGACGTGTTTCAATCTTCTGACCAAGTTCCTCAAACCGTCTGCCGGAAAGATCCTGTACAAGGGGCAGGACATCACCGCGATGGCGCCGGCGGACGTCGCCCGCATGGGACTTGTCCGTTCATTCCAGATCTCGGCGGTATTTCCGCATCTCACCGCGCTTGAAAACGTCCGTGTCGCGCTTCAGCGCCAGCACGGCAGTTCCTTCGATTTCTGGCGCTCGAAGTCGGTGCTCAACCGTTTCAACGATCGCGCGCGAGAGCTGCTGAACGATGTCGGCCTGAGCGAGTTTGCCAACACGCCCGCGGTCGAGATGCCCTATGGGCGCAAGCGTGCACTGGAGATCGCAACCACGCTCGCGCTCGACCCCGAGATGATGCTGCTGGACGAGCCGATGGCCGGCATGGGCCACGAGGACATCGACAAGATCGCGGCGCTGATCAAGCGCATCTCCGCGAAATATACCATCCTGATGGTCGAGCATAACTTGAGCGTCGTGGCCAATCTCTCCGACATCATCACCGTGCTGACGCGCGGGCAGGTGCTTGCGCAAGGCCATTACAGCGAGCTCACCAAGGACGAGCGCGTCAAGGAAGCTTACCTGGGAGCCGGTCATGCCTGA